The genomic DNA CGATCCGGCGTGGCGCGCTGACGGAGCATCAGGCGTTCTGCGCCTGAACGGCCGCGTTGGTGTCGAGCACCGGGCCGGCCGGCACCAGTCGGGCCCACGCCATCGGGACCTGCACCGGTGACACGTTCTTGTAGCCGAGCCGGGCCTGCGACTCGTTGGCTTCCTTCTTCTCCTGCGCCTGCGGGGCGGGCGAGGCGCCGCCGGCCGGGGCCGCCTGGCCGCCGTCGCCGTTGGCCGGCAGCGAGTAGCGCAGGCCGGTCTCGGTGATCAGGAAGTCGCTGCCGGAGCTGTCCTGCCCCTGGCCGTCCACCGCGCGGAAGAGCAGGCCGTGGCCGGGCGTCACGTGGGCGCTGGCCGAGCCGGAGGAGACCGTCACCGGGTAGTCGGTGTGGGCCCACACCGAGCGCTTGACGACGCCGTTCTCGATCCCGTCGAAGGACGAGCAGACCACCGAACGGTTGCCCTTGGTGCCGATGTTGACGGCCGGGGACTTCTCGGTCGGCCAGTCCTTGGTCGCCTCGGCGGTCATCATCGACTTGTCGATCTTGCTCTGCAGGGTGTTCCGGTCCTGCGGGGTGAGGTCGCCGTAGCTCGGGGTGGCGCCGTTGTAGATCGGCGCCAGCGCGGGGTTGAGCCGCATCAGCTCGGCCTGGAACGGGGTGATCTGGTACAGCAGGTCCTTGCCGACCACGTAGTACGCGTCGTTCTGGAACTTCAGCAGCCGGCCGACCCGCTTGTCCTCGGTCTTGGTCAGGCCCACCGTGGAGGGCTGCACCTTGCCGTCGAAGTCCTTGACCACCGGGAAGGTGATCGGGTTGCCGTTCTCCAGCGTCCGCAGCCACTCGTCGGTGACCTCCTGCGGCTGGGCGCCGTCGCCGAACAGCGCGGTCACCAGGGAGGGCTTGGTGACGGCCGTCCCCTCGGTGCCGACCGAGTGGCGCACCCCGCGCCCGTCCACCAGGTACCGGCCGCCGTCGACCTTGCCGTCCTTGGGGCCCTTGACGAACAGCACCTGGCCGTCGCCGAGCCGCAGCTTGGGGTCGGCCAGGGTCGCGGCCTCCTTGCCCGCCGCGACGAACACCGCCTGGTTGATGGTGGCCTGGGTGTTGGCGTCGGTGCCCGGACGGTCGCAGACCGACCAGGTCTTCGCCTGCCCGGCGTCGCCCTCCTTGGGCAGCTTGTCCGGCGCGTACGGGATGCCGATCGTCGGGCCGCGCCACTGGTACTTGTCCAGCACGTCGTCCGCGACGATCTGGACCTGGGCGCCGGCCGGCAGCACCAGCCGGGCCGAGGACATGTTCAGCACCTGGTGCAGCACCATGTGGCGGTTGGCGCCCTCGCCCTCGGGCAGCAGCACGTACCGGGTGGTGGACTGCTTGCCCTGGATGATGTTCTTGCCCTCGTCCCAGTGCAGCGGCGCGGCGGGCTTGATGACGCCCCACATGCCGAAGCCCGCCACGGCCACGGCGGCCACCACCACGCTCGGCAGCACGGCCCGGACGGGACGCGGTGCGTCCTCGTCGTTGCCGCCGCCGTTGGGCTGGAGGAAGGCCCCGACCATGCGCTTGCGCGCGAAGGTGTAGGCGTTCAGCTCGTCCCGGCGTGATGCCATGCTCGTCCCCGTCTCCCCTGTGTGACCTGCCGTCTGTGCGGGCGTCAGCGCGCTTCCGCAGTGCGTGAGTCTGCCACCCGCCCGGCGGGGGCCGCAGCCCACCCTCTACGATGCGGCAGCAGACGGTAGGTACGGTACGGGTACGGTTCGCCGCCCGACCAGCCGGGCCGTGGGAACGAGCAGAGAGGGCAAATCGGGGGATGCCAAGCCAGTCCGCTCCAGCGCGACGCAGCACATCGCACGGTCGGAGGCCGGACGGCCGCGGCGCGCGTCGGGGCCAGTCCGCGCCCGCCACCGGGCCGGTGGCGCTCAAGGTCCTGCCCAGGCCGGGCCTGTTGGGAAGCCGGCTCCAGCTCCAGCAGCTGGTCCAGCTGGAGGTCGCCGCCGCGCTGGTCGCGGTCGGATGGACCATCAGCCCGGTGATGGCCGGTGCCTTCGCGGTGCCCGCGCTGGTCCTGCTGGTCGTCGCGGTCCTGCGCCTGGGCGGCCGGACGGCCGGCGAGGCGCTCGGCGTCCGGATGACCTTCAACTCCCGCCGCAAGCAGGCGAAGTTCAACGTGCCGCCGCCCGGCACCGATCCGGCGCTGGCCCCGGTGATGGAGCTGGAGCCCGCCCTGAAGACCTGCACCCACGCCACCGAGACCGACCTCGGCGACGGGCGTCCGATGCGCCGCGAGACCGGCATGGTCGGCGACGGCACCTTCCTCACCTCGGTGCTGCTGGTGCAGTCCAAGGACGAGCCGATGCGCCCCCACCGGGCCTCGGTGCCGCTGGACGTGGTGTGCTCGGTGCTGC from Kitasatospora terrestris includes the following:
- the eccB gene encoding type VII secretion protein EccB, which produces MASRRDELNAYTFARKRMVGAFLQPNGGGNDEDAPRPVRAVLPSVVVAAVAVAGFGMWGVIKPAAPLHWDEGKNIIQGKQSTTRYVLLPEGEGANRHMVLHQVLNMSSARLVLPAGAQVQIVADDVLDKYQWRGPTIGIPYAPDKLPKEGDAGQAKTWSVCDRPGTDANTQATINQAVFVAAGKEAATLADPKLRLGDGQVLFVKGPKDGKVDGGRYLVDGRGVRHSVGTEGTAVTKPSLVTALFGDGAQPQEVTDEWLRTLENGNPITFPVVKDFDGKVQPSTVGLTKTEDKRVGRLLKFQNDAYYVVGKDLLYQITPFQAELMRLNPALAPIYNGATPSYGDLTPQDRNTLQSKIDKSMMTAEATKDWPTEKSPAVNIGTKGNRSVVCSSFDGIENGVVKRSVWAHTDYPVTVSSGSASAHVTPGHGLLFRAVDGQGQDSSGSDFLITETGLRYSLPANGDGGQAAPAGGASPAPQAQEKKEANESQARLGYKNVSPVQVPMAWARLVPAGPVLDTNAAVQAQNA